Proteins encoded within one genomic window of Phototrophicus methaneseepsis:
- a CDS encoding carbohydrate ABC transporter permease: MTAVSTSAPVSPSHAARNRRLVTLLIYIVLILFALFYLLPVFLVLITSFKSTENVSLSRMWELPSTVSLQSFEVAFNELRSGLLNSVALVIPGTLFSSFLGSINGYVLSKWRFPGANIIFPLMLFGMFIPYQSILIPLAEFLRSVCVVPGTGGAACEMTLFGNLLGLILTHVVYGLPITTLIFRNYYMEVPDEMLEAGAIDGAGFFGLYRHIVLPISLPGFVVVIIWQFTQIWNEFLFSVTIAQNSPTVTVALQNLSGSQIVQWNVQMAAAFLAAIPTLLVYVLLGRYFIRGLLAGSIKG; encoded by the coding sequence ATGACCGCTGTATCCACTTCGGCCCCTGTATCGCCATCGCATGCGGCTCGCAACCGCCGCCTGGTGACGCTCCTCATCTACATTGTGCTGATCCTCTTCGCGCTCTTTTATTTGCTGCCTGTATTCCTTGTGCTGATTACCAGTTTTAAGAGCACTGAAAACGTTAGCCTGTCGCGCATGTGGGAACTGCCATCGACGGTCTCGTTGCAGAGCTTTGAGGTGGCCTTTAACGAGCTGCGTTCTGGCCTTTTAAATAGTGTAGCCTTGGTGATTCCGGGTACGCTGTTCTCGTCTTTCCTGGGGTCAATCAATGGCTATGTGCTTTCTAAATGGCGCTTCCCTGGGGCGAATATTATCTTCCCGCTCATGCTTTTTGGGATGTTCATTCCCTATCAGTCGATCCTCATCCCACTGGCGGAATTCTTGCGTTCTGTTTGTGTGGTACCTGGTACGGGCGGCGCTGCCTGTGAAATGACGCTTTTTGGTAACTTATTGGGCCTTATCCTGACGCATGTAGTCTATGGCCTACCCATTACGACGCTGATTTTCCGTAATTACTATATGGAAGTCCCCGATGAAATGCTGGAAGCTGGCGCGATTGATGGGGCGGGCTTCTTTGGCCTGTATCGTCATATTGTTTTGCCCATTTCATTGCCGGGCTTTGTGGTCGTGATTATCTGGCAGTTTACGCAAATCTGGAACGAATTCCTTTTCAGCGTCACCATTGCTCAGAACAGCCCAACGGTAACGGTTGCTTTGCAGAACCTCTCCGGCAGCCAGATTGTGCAATGGAATGTGCAGATGGCGGCGGCCTTCCTGGCGGCGATTCCCACGCTGCTGGTTTATGTTTTACTGGGACGTTACTTCATTCGCGGGCTTCTCGCCGGGTCGATCAAAGGCTAG
- a CDS encoding ammonium transporter codes for MKRRRSRTWTRLLTIAVAALIMAILAPTISAQDDAVTAETVTALQVSLDTTWVLITAFLVFFMQCGFAMLEAGFIRHTGVVNALLENFMDAGLTGLAFWAVGFGIAFGTSSGGLFGTSNFFLSDAVSFVDGSVVYGGDGLSIFTLFFFQFAFAATASTIATGGMAERTDFIGDVIYSIIAGAIIYPVVVHWIWGGGWLAERGFFDFAGSTVVHTVGGVLALVGAIMLGPRAGRVFGEMPKPHNLGLATLGTMILWFGWYGFNPGSTLGMGDPGLTGLVTVNTTLAACAGTIAAMFFMFARTGKWDLGITLNGSLAGLVAITAGCAFVAPWASVVIGAIAGVLVILVVDLIESLKIDDPVGAFAVHGACGIFGTLMIGIVGQPELMGGSTSLLIGGGLDVLVNQFIGSAATIIWVTVTSVIVYAGLKAIGRLRVDPKADEVGIDVYEHGASVWPDILPIPEEVIIVEGGD; via the coding sequence ATGAAAAGGCGTAGATCACGTACATGGACACGTCTGCTCACAATTGCAGTTGCTGCCCTCATCATGGCCATCCTTGCGCCCACCATCAGTGCGCAGGACGACGCAGTCACCGCTGAAACCGTGACAGCGCTCCAGGTTTCGTTGGATACCACCTGGGTGCTCATTACGGCTTTCCTTGTGTTTTTCATGCAGTGTGGTTTCGCAATGCTGGAAGCGGGCTTCATCCGTCACACCGGCGTTGTTAATGCCTTGCTCGAAAACTTTATGGATGCTGGCTTGACCGGCCTGGCCTTCTGGGCCGTTGGCTTCGGGATTGCATTCGGTACATCCTCCGGTGGCTTGTTCGGCACCAGCAATTTCTTCCTCAGCGATGCCGTTTCATTTGTTGATGGTTCCGTCGTCTACGGTGGCGATGGCCTCAGTATCTTCACACTCTTCTTCTTCCAGTTTGCCTTTGCCGCGACAGCCAGTACCATCGCAACAGGTGGTATGGCAGAACGCACCGATTTCATCGGCGATGTAATCTACAGCATCATCGCTGGGGCCATCATCTACCCTGTCGTTGTCCATTGGATCTGGGGCGGCGGTTGGCTGGCAGAACGTGGCTTCTTCGACTTCGCAGGCAGCACCGTTGTTCACACAGTCGGTGGTGTGCTAGCTCTGGTCGGTGCCATTATGCTTGGCCCCCGCGCTGGGCGCGTCTTCGGCGAGATGCCCAAACCGCACAACCTGGGCCTGGCAACACTCGGTACCATGATTCTGTGGTTCGGCTGGTATGGCTTTAACCCTGGTTCAACCCTGGGCATGGGCGATCCTGGCCTGACGGGCTTGGTCACAGTGAACACAACCCTGGCCGCCTGCGCAGGTACGATTGCTGCCATGTTCTTCATGTTCGCCCGCACTGGCAAATGGGACCTCGGCATCACCCTGAACGGCTCCCTGGCTGGCCTGGTCGCGATCACAGCTGGCTGTGCTTTCGTCGCACCGTGGGCATCTGTTGTCATCGGCGCGATTGCTGGCGTCCTGGTCATCCTGGTTGTTGACCTGATCGAATCCCTCAAAATTGATGACCCGGTGGGTGCCTTCGCTGTACACGGCGCATGCGGTATCTTCGGTACGCTGATGATTGGCATCGTTGGTCAGCCTGAACTGATGGGCGGCAGCACCAGCCTGCTGATTGGTGGTGGCCTGGATGTTCTGGTCAACCAGTTCATCGGCTCAGCCGCGACCATCATCTGGGTCACAGTCACAAGCGTGATCGTCTACGCCGGTCTGAAGGCCATTGGCCGCCTGCGTGTCGATCCGAAAGCCGACGAAGTGGGTATCGATGTCTACGAACATGGCGCTTCCGTATGGCCTGACATCCTGCCGATTCCTGAAGAAGTAATTATCGTCGAAGGTGGCGATTAG